The following are from one region of the Litorilinea aerophila genome:
- a CDS encoding deoxycytidylate deaminase, whose amino-acid sequence MAEARRSRPSWDEYFMDIAFTVAQRSTCDRAHVGAVLVRDRRILCTGYNGAPAGLPHCDDVGHLMVDGHCVRTLHAEQNALIQAALHGVSTEGATAYVTHQPCLTCAKMIINAGVRRVVYAGNYPDAYSRDFLAQAGVELVHLPRRRPGDSVYRPEPESSPAP is encoded by the coding sequence ATGGCGGAAGCTCGCCGTTCCCGTCCCAGTTGGGACGAATACTTCATGGACATCGCCTTCACCGTGGCCCAGCGCAGCACCTGCGACCGGGCCCACGTGGGCGCGGTGCTGGTCCGCGACCGGCGCATCCTGTGTACCGGCTACAACGGCGCGCCGGCCGGCCTGCCCCACTGTGACGACGTGGGCCATCTGATGGTGGACGGCCACTGTGTGCGCACCCTCCACGCCGAGCAGAACGCCCTGATCCAGGCCGCGCTCCACGGCGTCAGCACCGAGGGTGCCACCGCCTACGTCACCCACCAACCCTGCCTCACCTGCGCCAAGATGATCATCAACGCCGGGGTGCGCCGGGTGGTCTACGCCGGCAACTACCCCGACGCCTACTCCCGGGACTTCCTGGCCCAGGCCGGCGTGGAGCTGGTCCACCTGCCCCGCCGGCGGCCCGGCGACAGTGTCTACCGGCCGGAGCCCGAATCCAGCCCAGCGCCATGA
- a CDS encoding sugar phosphate isomerase/epimerase family protein produces MKLSCLPVSLYADLSAGRRTLQEWFALAADLGLDGADMSVAHLQSRDAAYLDGLRRQAEDAGVPITMLVTYADFTHPDPGERARQVDEVRAYIDVAARLGAPFLRVTAGQAHPGVEREAGIEWAVQGLLAGLEQAAQAGVTLCYENHTIGYAWQYFDFSQPADIFLEIVARTEGSGLQLLFDTANNLALNDDPLAVLEQVKHRVAMVHVSDIRQAGRFEPVLVGTGVAPIVPILSRLIAAGFDGWVSVEEASKRGEEGLRRAIPYVDWAWVEAGGRPRHAG; encoded by the coding sequence ATGAAACTGAGCTGTTTGCCGGTCTCCCTCTACGCCGATCTGAGCGCAGGCCGGCGTACCCTCCAGGAGTGGTTTGCGCTGGCGGCCGACCTGGGCCTGGACGGCGCGGACATGAGCGTGGCCCACCTCCAGAGCCGGGACGCAGCCTATCTGGACGGGCTGCGACGCCAAGCGGAGGATGCGGGCGTACCCATCACCATGCTGGTCACCTACGCCGATTTCACCCATCCCGACCCCGGGGAGCGGGCCCGCCAGGTGGACGAGGTGCGCGCGTACATCGACGTGGCCGCGCGGCTGGGGGCGCCCTTCCTGCGGGTGACCGCGGGCCAGGCCCACCCAGGCGTGGAGCGGGAGGCGGGCATCGAGTGGGCGGTCCAGGGGCTGCTGGCCGGCCTGGAGCAGGCGGCCCAGGCCGGGGTGACCCTGTGCTACGAGAACCACACCATCGGCTATGCCTGGCAATACTTCGACTTTTCTCAACCGGCGGACATCTTCCTGGAGATCGTGGCCCGCACCGAAGGAAGCGGCCTGCAGCTCCTTTTCGACACGGCCAACAACCTGGCCCTGAACGACGATCCCCTGGCCGTGCTGGAGCAGGTGAAGCATCGGGTGGCCATGGTCCACGTCAGCGACATCCGCCAGGCCGGCCGTTTTGAGCCGGTGTTGGTGGGGACGGGCGTGGCGCCCATCGTGCCCATTCTGTCCCGCCTCATCGCCGCCGGCTTCGACGGCTGGGTGAGCGTGGAAGAGGCCAGCAAACGGGGCGAAGAAGGGTTGCGCCGGGCCATCCCTTATGTCGACTGGGCCTGGGTAGAAGCCGGGGGAAGGCCGCGGCACGCTGGGTGA
- a CDS encoding SDR family NAD(P)-dependent oxidoreductase, producing MMTQPISFDLTDKVMIVTGAGKGIGKAIALAAAQFGADLALGSRTVSESEATAEACRALGRRAYAWPLDVSRVESIRTFVAQTMDTFGRVDVLVNNAGYNVPKPALDYTEEEFDYISDVNFKGAFFMSTTVARHMIQQQVEGSIITISSQVGVVGGPLRSIYAAAKGAVGQFTRSLAAEWAPHKITVNAVAPTFTRTPLLEKALQNPDFAKNLEKVPMGRIAEPEEIAAAVIYLASPAARMVTGQVLCVDGGFTAV from the coding sequence ATGATGACCCAACCCATTTCGTTCGACCTGACCGATAAGGTGATGATCGTCACCGGCGCAGGCAAGGGCATCGGCAAGGCCATCGCCCTGGCCGCGGCCCAGTTCGGTGCGGACCTGGCCCTGGGCAGCCGCACGGTGAGCGAGTCCGAAGCCACGGCCGAGGCGTGCCGGGCCCTGGGTCGCCGCGCCTACGCCTGGCCCCTGGATGTTTCCAGGGTGGAGAGCATTCGCACCTTCGTGGCCCAGACGATGGACACCTTCGGCCGGGTGGATGTGCTGGTGAACAACGCGGGGTACAACGTGCCCAAGCCGGCCCTGGACTATACCGAAGAGGAGTTCGACTACATCTCCGACGTCAACTTCAAGGGTGCCTTCTTCATGTCCACCACCGTGGCCCGCCACATGATCCAGCAGCAGGTGGAGGGCAGCATCATCACCATCAGCTCCCAGGTGGGCGTGGTGGGCGGCCCGTTGCGTTCCATCTACGCGGCGGCCAAGGGCGCGGTGGGCCAGTTCACCCGTTCCCTGGCCGCGGAGTGGGCCCCCCACAAGATCACGGTCAACGCGGTGGCCCCCACCTTCACCCGGACGCCCCTGCTGGAGAAGGCGTTGCAGAACCCCGATTTTGCCAAAAACCTGGAGAAGGTCCCCATGGGCCGCATCGCCGAACCCGAGGAGATCGCGGCCGCGGTCATCTATCTGGCCTCCCCGGCGGCCCGCATGGTGACCGGCCAGGTGCTCTGCGTGGACGGCGGCTTCACCGCCGTGTAG
- a CDS encoding mandelate racemase/muconate lactonizing enzyme family protein → MKPNLRIAQVERITLRVPFTPRTARWNALLVWKWQIVEVIRVTSDAGLVGYGETLPYYTWGRVSDEAMERVQGGNPADFLGDDSLGAGLQMALYDLVGKALEVPVHRLFNLPKVRDWCPIAWWNTKMGPEDLAEEARDAVAQGYIFHKFKTRPWIDVYAQVEAVSAVTPPHYRLDLDWNSMLLNAGNAVPVLQKLDQYERVSIYEGPIPQHDVEGLRELRRKVAHPIALHFGVPPFPTAVRHKVCDGFVIGGGVSQVLRQGTLAGEFAKPFWLQLVGVGLVTALAAHLGAVLPFAQWPTITCLNNYTDDLLTEPLTIQGGYLKVPDGPGLGVTVDEEALSRFRMEPPYDLPEPRHILSVVWPGGRVVHYASMRDQVWPDFLAGNHPVQEPGVRLEIWEDDGTPEWADLYARVQQGPVRSTRPD, encoded by the coding sequence ATGAAGCCCAACTTACGTATTGCCCAGGTGGAGCGCATCACCCTGCGCGTGCCCTTCACCCCGCGCACGGCCCGCTGGAACGCGCTGTTGGTCTGGAAGTGGCAGATCGTGGAGGTGATCCGGGTGACCAGCGACGCCGGCCTGGTGGGCTATGGCGAGACGCTGCCCTACTACACCTGGGGCCGGGTCTCGGACGAGGCCATGGAGCGGGTGCAGGGCGGCAACCCGGCCGACTTCCTGGGCGACGATTCCCTGGGCGCCGGGCTGCAGATGGCCCTCTACGACCTGGTGGGCAAGGCCCTGGAGGTGCCGGTCCACCGGCTCTTCAACCTGCCCAAGGTGCGGGACTGGTGTCCCATCGCCTGGTGGAACACCAAGATGGGGCCGGAGGATCTGGCCGAGGAGGCCCGGGACGCAGTGGCCCAGGGCTACATCTTCCACAAGTTCAAGACCCGGCCCTGGATCGACGTCTACGCCCAGGTGGAAGCCGTGAGCGCAGTCACGCCGCCCCACTACCGGCTGGATCTGGACTGGAACAGCATGTTGCTCAACGCGGGCAACGCGGTGCCCGTGCTCCAGAAGCTGGACCAGTACGAGCGGGTCTCCATCTACGAGGGGCCCATCCCCCAGCACGACGTGGAAGGGCTGCGGGAGCTGCGCCGCAAGGTGGCACACCCCATTGCCCTGCACTTCGGCGTGCCGCCCTTCCCCACCGCCGTGCGCCACAAGGTCTGCGACGGTTTCGTCATTGGCGGCGGCGTCTCCCAGGTGCTGCGCCAGGGGACCCTGGCCGGTGAGTTCGCCAAGCCCTTCTGGCTGCAGCTGGTGGGCGTGGGTCTGGTGACCGCGCTGGCCGCCCACCTGGGCGCGGTGCTTCCCTTTGCCCAGTGGCCCACCATCACCTGCCTGAACAACTACACCGACGACCTCCTGACCGAGCCCTTGACCATCCAGGGCGGCTACCTCAAAGTGCCCGATGGGCCGGGGCTGGGCGTCACCGTGGACGAGGAGGCCCTGAGCCGCTTCCGGATGGAGCCCCCCTACGACCTGCCGGAGCCCCGCCACATCCTTTCGGTGGTCTGGCCCGGCGGCCGGGTGGTCCACTACGCCAGCATGCGGGACCAGGTCTGGCCCGACTTCCTGGCCGGCAACCACCCCGTCCAGGAGCCGGGCGTGCGCCTGGAGATCTGGGAGGACGACGGCACGCCCGAGTGGGCTGACCTCTACGCCCGGGTCCAGCAAGGCCCGGTCCGCAGCACCCGTCCCGACTGA
- a CDS encoding glycoside hydrolase family 1 protein gives MLPFPDGFLWGTASSAYQVEGGNTNNQWWLFEQQPRPEGSGIWNGDRCGLACDWWRHAEQDFDRMQQFHLNAHRLSVEWSRVEPAPSCFDRAALDRYRQMVGELRDRGITPMVNCHHFTNPIWLEVAGGWERPETVHRFQRYVHRVVSALADLRPIWLTINEPLVYLGQGWFRGIWPPFKRDPVAALRVYRHLLLAHAAAYHTIHALQPDALVGYAKARRLFTPARDDHAGDRLAAWLRRYLFEELWQRATQTGRILPPVGLGEYRADLADSFDFVGINYYSRSLVRFTPRPWSLFGQETFTPGAETSDSGRRGPYSELYPEGLYRLCLEARPLGKPIYVLENGLPDADDDQRPRWLLAHLLQMRRAMAAGCDVRGYFHWTFVDNFEWTEGWGLRFGLVALDPVTQERQARPSAYLYGDIARRNAIAREHVVRHAPGLLPLFDALSTATG, from the coding sequence GTGTTACCCTTTCCCGACGGCTTTCTGTGGGGAACGGCCTCGTCCGCCTATCAGGTGGAGGGCGGCAACACCAACAACCAGTGGTGGCTCTTCGAACAGCAGCCGCGGCCGGAGGGCTCCGGCATCTGGAACGGGGATCGCTGTGGGCTGGCATGCGACTGGTGGCGCCACGCGGAGCAGGACTTTGACCGCATGCAGCAGTTTCACCTGAACGCCCACCGGCTCAGCGTGGAGTGGAGCCGGGTGGAGCCGGCCCCCTCCTGCTTTGACAGGGCCGCCCTGGATCGCTACCGGCAGATGGTGGGCGAGCTGCGGGACCGGGGCATCACGCCCATGGTCAACTGCCACCACTTCACCAATCCCATCTGGCTGGAGGTGGCCGGCGGCTGGGAGCGCCCGGAGACGGTGCACCGCTTCCAGCGCTACGTCCACCGGGTGGTCTCGGCCCTGGCGGACCTTCGTCCCATCTGGCTCACCATCAACGAGCCCCTGGTCTACCTGGGTCAGGGCTGGTTCCGGGGCATCTGGCCGCCCTTCAAGCGGGATCCGGTGGCCGCCCTGCGGGTCTACCGGCACCTGCTCCTGGCCCACGCAGCGGCCTACCACACCATCCACGCCCTGCAGCCGGACGCGCTGGTGGGCTATGCCAAGGCCCGGCGCCTGTTCACCCCAGCACGCGACGACCATGCCGGCGACCGCCTGGCAGCCTGGCTCCGCCGCTATCTCTTCGAGGAGCTGTGGCAGCGGGCCACCCAGACGGGGCGAATCCTGCCGCCTGTGGGGCTGGGCGAGTACCGGGCCGACCTGGCCGACAGCTTTGACTTCGTGGGCATCAACTATTACTCCCGCAGTCTGGTGCGCTTCACCCCCCGGCCCTGGTCCCTCTTCGGCCAGGAGACCTTCACCCCGGGTGCCGAGACCTCGGACAGCGGCCGGCGGGGCCCGTACAGCGAACTGTACCCGGAAGGCCTGTACCGCCTTTGCCTGGAGGCCCGGCCCCTGGGCAAGCCCATCTACGTCCTGGAGAACGGCCTGCCGGACGCGGACGACGACCAGCGTCCCCGTTGGCTGCTGGCCCACCTGCTGCAGATGCGCCGGGCCATGGCCGCAGGCTGTGACGTCCGGGGCTATTTCCACTGGACCTTCGTGGACAACTTCGAATGGACCGAGGGCTGGGGGCTGCGCTTTGGCCTGGTGGCGCTGGACCCGGTCACCCAGGAGCGGCAGGCCCGCCCCAGCGCCTACCTGTACGGCGACATCGCCCGACGCAATGCCATCGCCCGCGAGCATGTGGTTCGCCACGCCCCGGGGCTGCTGCCCCTGTTCGACGCGCTGAGCACCGCCACGGGGTAG
- the ftsH gene encoding ATP-dependent zinc metalloprotease FtsH: MNPKRIRTGAIYVLLLIALGAFLYTSFARSPGGAATVIPIAKAADMVRKGEVASISIKDDRITLVRKGSNELLQSRIETDAGLVETLRNLGVTPTELQAVDISVEAPRLWESWGGVLLALLPLLLLGLFFFFIMRQAQGAGNQAFSFGKSRARMFTGDRPTVTFDDVAGNEEAKQELQEVVEFLKEPEKFASLGARIPKGVLLVGPPGTGKTLMAKAVSGEAGVPFFSISGSEFVEMFVGVGASRVRDLFEQAKKNSPCIIFIDEIDAVGRHRGAGMGGSHDEREQTLNQILVEMDGFDTDTNVILIAATNRPDILDPALLRPGRFDRRVTMDAPDVKGRREILDVHVRGKPLAADVDLDVIAKQTPGFAGADLENLVNEAAILAARRNRRSIGMAELQEAIERVIAGPERRSRLITPREKEVVAFHEAGHAVAMHFLPNHDPVHKVTIVPRGMAGGYTLSLPNEETRLVTKEKFQEQLVALLGGRVAEELRFKDVTTGASNDLERVTAMARAMVTQWGMSPKLGPIRYGEREELVFLGREISERRNYSDRVAQAIDEEVRRFVEEAHTRCRQLLSAHWDKVELVAQCLLDVETIDAAEFEALMRGENPFAEAEQNRGKSVAPAGSRSGEASVGSDKRSDSGVDIGGTLPAPA; encoded by the coding sequence ATGAATCCCAAACGAATCCGCACCGGTGCGATCTACGTGCTGCTTCTGATCGCCCTGGGTGCCTTCCTCTACACTTCCTTCGCCCGCTCGCCTGGGGGCGCTGCCACCGTTATCCCCATCGCCAAAGCGGCGGACATGGTCCGCAAGGGCGAGGTGGCCAGCATCAGCATCAAGGACGACCGCATCACCCTGGTCCGGAAGGGGTCCAACGAGCTGCTCCAGTCCCGCATTGAAACCGACGCCGGGCTGGTGGAGACGTTGCGCAATTTGGGCGTCACTCCGACGGAGCTCCAGGCGGTGGACATCAGCGTAGAGGCGCCGCGGCTGTGGGAGAGCTGGGGGGGCGTCCTGTTGGCGCTGTTGCCCCTGCTTCTGTTGGGCCTCTTTTTCTTCTTTATCATGCGCCAGGCCCAGGGCGCGGGCAATCAGGCCTTCAGCTTCGGCAAGAGCCGGGCCCGCATGTTCACCGGCGACCGGCCCACGGTCACCTTTGACGACGTGGCCGGCAACGAAGAGGCCAAGCAGGAGCTCCAGGAAGTGGTGGAGTTCCTCAAGGAACCGGAAAAGTTCGCCAGCCTGGGGGCGCGCATCCCCAAGGGCGTGCTCCTGGTGGGGCCACCGGGCACCGGCAAAACCCTTATGGCCAAGGCCGTCTCCGGCGAGGCCGGCGTGCCCTTCTTCAGCATCTCCGGCTCCGAGTTCGTGGAGATGTTCGTGGGCGTGGGCGCCAGCCGGGTGCGGGACCTCTTCGAGCAGGCCAAGAAGAATTCGCCCTGCATCATCTTCATCGACGAGATCGACGCGGTGGGCCGCCACCGGGGCGCCGGCATGGGGGGCTCCCACGACGAGCGGGAGCAGACCCTGAACCAGATCCTGGTGGAGATGGACGGCTTTGATACCGATACCAACGTCATCCTCATCGCCGCCACCAACCGGCCCGACATCCTGGACCCGGCCCTGCTGCGGCCTGGCCGCTTCGACCGCCGGGTGACCATGGATGCCCCGGACGTCAAGGGCCGGCGGGAGATCCTGGATGTCCACGTGCGGGGCAAGCCCCTGGCCGCCGACGTGGATCTGGACGTGATCGCCAAGCAGACGCCTGGCTTTGCCGGCGCGGACCTGGAGAACCTGGTCAACGAGGCGGCCATCCTGGCCGCGCGGCGCAACCGCCGCTCCATCGGCATGGCCGAGCTGCAGGAGGCCATCGAGCGGGTCATCGCCGGCCCGGAACGGCGCAGCCGCCTCATCACCCCCCGGGAGAAAGAGGTGGTGGCCTTCCACGAGGCGGGCCACGCGGTGGCCATGCATTTCCTGCCCAACCACGACCCGGTCCACAAGGTGACCATCGTGCCCCGAGGCATGGCCGGCGGCTACACCCTGAGCCTGCCCAACGAAGAGACCCGGCTGGTGACCAAGGAGAAGTTCCAGGAACAGCTGGTGGCCCTGCTGGGGGGCCGGGTGGCCGAAGAGCTGCGCTTCAAAGACGTGACCACTGGCGCCAGCAACGATCTGGAGCGGGTCACCGCCATGGCCCGGGCCATGGTTACCCAGTGGGGCATGAGCCCCAAACTGGGGCCCATCCGCTACGGCGAGCGGGAGGAGTTGGTCTTCCTGGGCCGGGAGATCAGCGAGCGGCGCAATTACAGCGACCGGGTCGCCCAGGCCATCGATGAGGAGGTCCGCCGGTTTGTGGAGGAGGCCCACACCCGCTGTCGCCAGCTCCTGTCGGCCCACTGGGACAAGGTGGAGCTGGTGGCCCAGTGCCTCCTGGACGTGGAGACCATCGACGCGGCCGAGTTTGAAGCGTTGATGCGCGGGGAAAATCCCTTTGCCGAGGCGGAGCAGAACCGGGGCAAGTCAGTGGCGCCGGCCGGTTCCCGCTCGGGCGAAGCCTCTGTGGGCAGCGATAAGCGCTCCGACAGCGGCGTGGACATCGGCGGTACCCTGCCTGCACCGGCCTGA
- a CDS encoding mandelate racemase/muconate lactonizing enzyme family protein, with the protein MPQMTRPGGLTFTRFRVWQVVVPARADILSAPESRGPLYRDSLAWPDMPIHLVEGETSAGFTAVGECDRGTSRATVEATLRDLLGRNLLAMAPATVWMEGTSPVGLPMSYPAWSWESAGGRSYLLLESLWYDAVGKAAGLPAHQLLGGAVRKAVATDFWVNRPGSETLRALIREAVDRGLRGMKMKSNFQGDTARALLSLAGDLPENFRFTIDPMYAWRSLRESARRLEALARLPCEIQIEDPFPWQVAEDWRQARSISPLTIICHPRREEIFRFALQEELAHAYNLGTGSLVGFLHMARVAEFFHKDCWQGSSLELGVLQHLRLHAAACARNCVLASDLQSEWVREHTLVTPRMAYRDGAALVPEEPGLGVALDHDAVAYYARDYFEVTVE; encoded by the coding sequence ATGCCCCAGATGACCCGGCCAGGCGGCCTGACCTTCACCCGGTTTCGTGTCTGGCAGGTGGTGGTGCCAGCCCGGGCCGACATCCTCTCGGCCCCGGAAAGCCGCGGCCCCCTCTACCGGGATAGCCTGGCCTGGCCCGACATGCCCATCCACCTGGTAGAGGGGGAGACATCGGCCGGCTTTACCGCCGTCGGGGAGTGCGACCGGGGCACGTCCCGGGCCACGGTAGAGGCGACCCTGCGGGATCTGCTGGGGCGCAACCTGCTGGCCATGGCACCGGCCACCGTCTGGATGGAGGGCACCTCGCCCGTGGGCCTGCCCATGAGCTATCCCGCCTGGTCCTGGGAAAGCGCCGGCGGGCGGAGCTACCTGCTCCTGGAGTCCCTCTGGTACGATGCGGTGGGCAAGGCCGCGGGCCTGCCTGCCCACCAGCTCCTGGGCGGCGCGGTGCGCAAGGCGGTGGCCACCGACTTTTGGGTCAACCGGCCTGGGTCGGAGACCCTGCGGGCGCTGATCCGGGAGGCCGTGGACCGGGGGCTGCGGGGCATGAAGATGAAGTCCAACTTCCAGGGAGATACCGCCCGGGCGCTGCTCTCCCTGGCCGGGGATCTGCCCGAGAATTTCCGCTTCACCATCGATCCCATGTACGCCTGGCGCAGCCTGCGGGAGAGCGCCCGGCGGCTGGAGGCCCTGGCCCGGCTCCCCTGCGAGATCCAGATCGAGGATCCCTTTCCCTGGCAGGTGGCCGAAGATTGGCGACAGGCCCGCTCCATTTCGCCCCTGACCATCATCTGCCACCCCCGCCGGGAGGAGATCTTCCGCTTCGCCCTGCAGGAGGAGCTGGCCCACGCCTACAACCTGGGCACCGGCAGCCTGGTTGGCTTCCTGCACATGGCCCGGGTGGCCGAGTTCTTTCATAAGGACTGCTGGCAGGGCAGCTCCCTGGAGCTGGGCGTGCTCCAGCATCTGCGGCTGCACGCGGCTGCCTGCGCGCGCAACTGCGTGCTGGCCAGCGACCTCCAGAGCGAGTGGGTGCGGGAGCATACCCTGGTCACCCCGCGCATGGCGTATCGGGACGGCGCCGCGCTGGTGCCGGAGGAGCCGGGTTTGGGTGTGGCGCTGGACCACGACGCCGTCGCCTACTATGCGCGGGATTACTTCGAGGTGACGGTGGAGTGA
- a CDS encoding dihydrodipicolinate synthase family protein, giving the protein MPQFQGAWPALLTPFTARDEVNIPVLRAVIDYLLGKGIGGFYVCGSTGEGVYMSVAERQRVAETVVEQVNGRVPVIVHVGALALPDAVALASHAQAIGADAVASIIPPFYNDVASIVDYFAALSAAAPDLPLLSYIFGGPTDAVALMRQLMAIPTVAGSKYTGPNMHEFRQIVELGAEYRGDHPWTVFSGMDEECLFASMFGASGNIGSTLNYIPGVYREIHACREQGDLARATELQLQANQVTRVLFSFGFMGALKAVMAILGFDCGQPRLPNRPFPAERRAALHAQLEAVGFAALAAM; this is encoded by the coding sequence ATGCCCCAATTTCAAGGCGCCTGGCCGGCGCTGTTGACGCCCTTTACCGCCCGTGACGAGGTGAACATACCGGTCCTGCGCGCGGTCATCGACTACCTGCTCGGCAAGGGCATCGGCGGCTTCTACGTCTGTGGCAGCACCGGCGAGGGCGTCTACATGTCCGTCGCCGAACGCCAGCGGGTGGCCGAAACGGTGGTGGAGCAGGTGAATGGCCGGGTGCCGGTCATCGTCCACGTGGGCGCCCTGGCGCTCCCCGATGCCGTGGCCCTGGCTTCCCATGCCCAGGCGATCGGCGCGGACGCCGTGGCCAGCATCATTCCGCCCTTCTACAACGACGTGGCCAGCATCGTCGATTACTTCGCCGCCCTGAGCGCAGCCGCGCCCGACCTGCCCCTGCTCAGCTACATCTTCGGGGGCCCCACCGACGCGGTGGCCCTCATGCGCCAGCTCATGGCCATCCCCACCGTGGCCGGCAGCAAGTACACCGGCCCCAACATGCACGAGTTCCGCCAGATCGTGGAGCTGGGGGCGGAGTACCGGGGCGACCATCCCTGGACCGTCTTCTCGGGCATGGACGAAGAGTGTCTCTTCGCCAGCATGTTCGGCGCCAGCGGCAACATCGGCTCCACCCTCAACTACATCCCCGGCGTCTATCGGGAGATCCACGCCTGCCGGGAGCAAGGAGACCTGGCCCGGGCCACTGAGCTGCAGCTCCAGGCCAACCAGGTGACCCGCGTTCTCTTCAGCTTTGGCTTCATGGGCGCGCTCAAAGCGGTGATGGCCATCCTGGGCTTCGACTGTGGCCAGCCCCGCCTGCCCAATCGCCCCTTCCCCGCGGAACGGCGCGCAGCGCTGCACGCCCAGCTGGAGGCCGTGGGCTTCGCCGCCCTGGCAGCCATGTAG
- a CDS encoding UbiA family prenyltransferase gives MFPLLASALSWVADRPLARSWATLRLLRLSNSLPASVLVLLGARLAGIWPPLPPVWRAAAAMWCITAFGYVSNDLVDQAEDAINKPDRPLPAGAVTPAAAGALATALALGGLLLAASLGLLATAVAGGVVGLLIFYNLRLKALPLAGNTLVALLAAASLWVGPVAVWGIGALTAWPRLEQLLPPTLLLASFIQARELVKTLEDIPGDAAAGKTTAAVRWGVRPTLTLVAGLALLATGFTLISVGFGDFSPAYLVLVLVGVDLPLLATVAVLWRDASPRRVSRCLAWLKGSYFCGLLALILA, from the coding sequence ATGTTTCCACTGCTGGCTTCGGCCCTCTCCTGGGTAGCAGACCGCCCCCTGGCCCGGAGCTGGGCCACGCTGCGGCTGTTGCGTCTGAGCAATTCCCTGCCTGCCAGCGTCCTGGTGCTGTTGGGCGCGCGGCTGGCCGGCATCTGGCCGCCGCTGCCGCCGGTCTGGCGGGCCGCCGCGGCCATGTGGTGTATCACCGCCTTCGGCTACGTGAGCAACGACCTGGTGGACCAGGCGGAGGATGCCATCAACAAGCCGGACCGGCCCCTGCCCGCCGGCGCTGTGACACCGGCTGCGGCGGGCGCTCTGGCCACGGCCCTGGCCCTGGGAGGGCTGCTCCTGGCCGCGTCCCTGGGGCTCCTGGCCACGGCGGTGGCTGGTGGGGTGGTCGGCCTGCTGATTTTCTACAACCTGCGCCTGAAGGCCCTGCCCCTGGCCGGCAACACCCTGGTCGCCCTGTTGGCTGCTGCCAGCCTGTGGGTGGGGCCTGTGGCTGTCTGGGGCATAGGCGCACTGACCGCCTGGCCGCGGCTGGAACAACTGCTGCCGCCCACCCTGTTGCTGGCCAGCTTCATCCAGGCCCGGGAGCTGGTGAAGACCCTGGAGGACATTCCAGGCGATGCGGCCGCCGGGAAGACAACGGCCGCGGTGCGCTGGGGGGTACGCCCGACCTTGACGCTGGTGGCTGGGCTGGCCCTGCTGGCTACGGGCTTCACTCTGATCTCCGTGGGCTTCGGTGATTTTTCACCTGCCTACCTGGTGCTGGTGCTGGTCGGGGTGGACCTGCCCCTGCTGGCCACGGTCGCCGTCCTCTGGCGGGATGCCAGCCCGCGTCGGGTCAGTCGATGCCTGGCCTGGTTGAAGGGGAGTTATTTCTGTGGTCTGCTGGCATTGATCTTGGCCTGA